A region from the Nostoc sp. HK-01 genome encodes:
- a CDS encoding polyribonucleotide nucleotidyltransferase translates to MAEVEKSISFDGRDIRLKLGLLAPQAGGSVLIESGDTAVLVTATRSQAREGIDFLPLTVDYEERLYAAGRIPGGIMRREGRPPEKAILTSRLIDRPLRPLFPSWLRDDLQIIALTLSMDELVPPDVLAVTGASIATLIAQIPFNGPMAAVRVGLVGDDFIINPTYAEIEAGDLDLIVAGSPEGVIMIEAGANQLPERDIIEAIDFGYEAVRDLIKAQQDIIADLGLQIIHQAPPEVDQTLENYIRDRANDEIKKILSQFTFTKPERDAALDVVKDTIQTAIAELPEEDPVRLAATSDPKALGKTFKEITKYFMRRQIVEDNIRVDGRKLDEVRPVSCQVSVLPKRVHGSGLFNRGLTQVLSNCTLGTPGDAQNLNDDLQTDQSKRYLHHYNFPPFSVGETKPMRAPGRREIGHGALAERAILPILPPKEQFPYVIRIVSEVLSSNGSTSMGSVCGSTLALMDAGVPIIKPVSGAAMGLIKEGDEVRVLTDIQGIEDFLGDMDFKVAGTDSGITALQMDMKISGLSLETIAQAIHQAKDARLHILEKMLQTIDQPRTETSPYAPRLLTIKIDPDMIGLVIGPGGKTIKGITEETGAKIDIEDDGTVTISAVDESKAKKARNIIQGMTRKLHEGDVYAGRVTRIIPIGAFVEFLPGKEGMIHISQLADYRVGKVEDEVAVGDEVIVKVREIDGKGRINLTRLGIHPDQAAAAREAAAVNR, encoded by the coding sequence ATGGCAGAAGTTGAAAAGTCAATATCCTTTGATGGACGGGATATTCGACTGAAGTTAGGCCTACTAGCTCCCCAAGCTGGTGGGTCAGTTTTGATAGAATCAGGGGACACAGCTGTTTTGGTAACAGCTACGAGATCACAAGCCAGAGAAGGCATTGATTTTCTTCCCCTCACAGTAGATTACGAAGAAAGACTTTATGCAGCAGGTAGAATTCCTGGTGGGATTATGCGCCGGGAAGGTCGTCCACCGGAAAAAGCAATTCTCACCAGCCGTCTGATAGACCGTCCTCTGCGTCCTCTGTTCCCTTCATGGTTGCGGGATGACCTGCAAATCATCGCTTTAACATTATCAATGGATGAGTTAGTACCACCTGATGTTCTAGCAGTCACTGGTGCTTCCATTGCTACGTTGATTGCCCAAATACCCTTTAACGGGCCAATGGCAGCCGTGCGGGTAGGGTTAGTAGGAGATGATTTCATTATTAATCCTACATACGCAGAAATTGAAGCTGGAGACCTAGACTTAATCGTGGCTGGTTCGCCAGAAGGCGTAATCATGATTGAGGCAGGAGCTAATCAGCTGCCAGAGCGAGATATTATCGAAGCGATTGATTTTGGCTATGAAGCGGTACGGGATTTAATCAAAGCACAGCAAGATATCATTGCCGACTTGGGTTTGCAAATAATTCACCAAGCACCACCAGAGGTAGACCAGACCCTGGAAAATTATATTCGCGATCGCGCCAATGACGAGATTAAGAAAATTCTGTCTCAATTTACATTTACTAAACCTGAACGCGATGCAGCTTTAGATGTAGTTAAAGATACAATCCAAACTGCGATCGCCGAACTACCTGAAGAAGATCCCGTTCGCCTAGCTGCGACGAGTGATCCCAAAGCACTTGGTAAGACTTTTAAAGAAATCACCAAATATTTCATGCGCCGTCAAATCGTGGAAGATAATATCCGCGTTGATGGTCGCAAACTAGATGAAGTACGTCCTGTTTCTTGTCAAGTTAGTGTCTTACCAAAACGCGTCCACGGTAGTGGTTTATTTAATCGCGGACTAACTCAGGTACTATCCAACTGTACCCTTGGTACTCCTGGCGATGCCCAAAATCTCAATGATGACCTGCAAACAGACCAATCCAAGCGCTACTTGCACCATTACAACTTCCCTCCCTTCTCCGTTGGCGAAACCAAGCCAATGCGTGCGCCTGGTAGACGGGAAATCGGTCACGGAGCTTTAGCAGAACGGGCTATTTTGCCAATACTGCCACCCAAAGAACAATTTCCTTACGTGATTCGGATCGTTTCAGAAGTACTTTCTTCCAACGGTTCCACCTCAATGGGTTCAGTCTGCGGTTCTACCCTCGCCCTCATGGATGCTGGTGTACCGATTATCAAACCCGTCAGTGGTGCGGCAATGGGTCTGATTAAAGAAGGTGATGAAGTCCGCGTTTTGACTGATATTCAAGGCATTGAAGACTTCCTCGGTGATATGGACTTCAAAGTTGCCGGCACCGATAGCGGGATTACAGCCTTACAAATGGATATGAAAATCTCTGGTTTGTCTTTGGAAACCATTGCCCAAGCCATTCACCAAGCCAAAGATGCACGGTTGCACATCTTGGAGAAAATGCTCCAAACTATCGACCAACCACGCACAGAAACATCACCCTACGCGCCCCGACTGCTGACTATCAAGATTGACCCAGACATGATTGGTTTAGTCATCGGCCCTGGCGGTAAGACAATTAAAGGCATCACCGAAGAAACTGGTGCGAAAATTGACATTGAAGATGATGGTACTGTTACCATATCTGCTGTTGATGAAAGCAAAGCCAAAAAAGCCCGAAATATTATCCAAGGGATGACCCGCAAGCTGCATGAAGGAGATGTCTACGCAGGTCGCGTTACGCGAATTATCCCAATAGGTGCATTTGTAGAATTCCTACCCGGAAAGGAAGGGATGATCCACATTTCTCAACTTGCTGACTACCGCGTGGGCAAAGTTGAAGATGAAGTCGCAGTTGGTGATGAAGTGATTGTCAAAGTGCGCGAGATTGACGGTAAAGGACGAATCAATCTCACACGTTTGGGTATCCATCCAGACCAAGCAGCTGCGGCGCGAGAAGCTGCGGCAGTAAATCGATAA
- a CDS encoding transcriptional regulator NtcA: MIVTQDKALANVFRQMATGAFPPVVETFERNKTIFFPGDPAERVYFLLKGAVKLSRVYEAGEEITVALLRENSVFGVLSLLTGNKSDRFYHAVAFTPVELLSAPIEQVEQALKENPELSMLMLRGLSSRILQTEMMIETLAHRDMGSRLVSFLLILCRDFGVPCADGITIDLKLSHQAIAEAIGSTRVTVTRLLGDLREKKMISIHKKKITVHKPVSLSRQFT; encoded by the coding sequence ATGATCGTGACACAAGATAAAGCCCTAGCAAATGTTTTTCGTCAGATGGCAACTGGCGCGTTTCCGCCTGTTGTGGAAACGTTTGAACGCAACAAAACGATCTTTTTTCCGGGCGATCCTGCTGAACGAGTTTATTTTCTTCTTAAGGGTGCTGTAAAACTTTCCAGGGTATACGAAGCAGGAGAAGAAATAACAGTAGCGTTGTTACGGGAAAATAGTGTTTTTGGTGTGTTGTCTTTGCTGACAGGAAATAAGTCGGATAGATTTTACCATGCTGTTGCATTTACACCTGTAGAATTGCTGTCAGCACCAATCGAACAAGTAGAGCAAGCACTCAAGGAAAATCCAGAATTATCAATGTTAATGCTGCGGGGTCTGTCTTCGCGGATTTTACAGACAGAGATGATGATTGAAACTCTAGCTCACCGAGATATGGGTTCCAGATTGGTGAGTTTTTTATTAATTCTTTGTCGTGATTTTGGTGTTCCTTGTGCAGATGGAATCACAATTGATCTGAAGCTATCTCATCAGGCGATCGCAGAGGCAATTGGTTCTACTCGCGTGACGGTCACTAGGTTACTTGGTGATTTACGTGAAAAGAAAATGATTTCTATTCATAAAAAGAAGATTACTGTGCATAAACCTGTTAGCTTAAGTAGACAGTTCACTTAA
- a CDS encoding short-chain dehydrogenase/reductase SDR has translation MLNLTGKNALVTGIANNRSIAWGIAQQLHAAGANLGITYLPDERGKMEKKVAELVEPLNPSLFVPCNVQNDEQIHSTFEAVREKWGKLDILIHCLAFANKDDLTGGFSQTSRSGFNTALEISTYSLVQLSGAAKPLMTEGGSIVTLTYLGGVRAIPNYNVMGVAKAGLEASVRYLAAELGPENIRVNAISAGPIRTLASSAVGGILDMIHHVEQVAPLRRTVTQQEVGNTAAFLCSDLSSGITGQVLYVDAGYEIMGM, from the coding sequence ATGCTGAATCTGACTGGAAAAAACGCCCTTGTTACAGGTATTGCCAATAATCGCTCCATCGCTTGGGGTATCGCTCAACAATTGCACGCAGCCGGAGCTAATTTAGGTATTACTTACCTGCCCGATGAACGTGGCAAAATGGAGAAAAAAGTTGCGGAATTAGTAGAACCTCTCAATCCCAGCTTATTTGTTCCCTGTAATGTTCAAAACGACGAACAGATTCACTCTACCTTTGAGGCAGTGCGGGAAAAATGGGGCAAGTTAGATATTCTGATCCACTGTCTGGCTTTTGCCAATAAAGATGATTTAACAGGAGGTTTTAGCCAAACCTCTCGTTCTGGTTTCAATACAGCTTTAGAAATTAGTACCTATTCTTTAGTACAGTTAAGCGGTGCTGCTAAACCGTTAATGACAGAAGGTGGTAGCATTGTCACATTGACTTATCTTGGTGGGGTTAGAGCTATTCCTAACTACAATGTGATGGGAGTAGCTAAGGCTGGTTTAGAAGCGAGTGTGCGTTATCTAGCAGCAGAACTCGGCCCAGAAAATATTCGTGTAAATGCCATCTCAGCTGGGCCAATTCGGACTTTGGCATCTTCGGCAGTTGGCGGAATTTTAGATATGATTCATCATGTAGAACAAGTAGCGCCTCTGCGACGTACAGTCACTCAACAAGAAGTAGGTAATACGGCGGCTTTCTTGTGCAGTGATTTATCCAGTGGTATTACTGGGCAAGTTCTGTATGTGGATGCAGGATATGAAATTATGGGAATGTAA
- a CDS encoding zinc finger SWIM domain-containing protein yields MTTLQTSREWWSQRWLELLDSYRFKKRLERARNYARQGNVLSIEFKGAKVLAKVQGSEVEPYKVSLSLDSFSDEEWGYVIETMSKKALFSAKLLAGEMPQNIEEVFTANGLSLFPFTLGDVHSKCSCPDKANPCKHVGAIYYQLGDRFSEDPFVLFQLRGRTKEQIISDLRQLRGAKSEVNTHPALDTQKPLAHKQYSVNLNSFWEYHEPLDSSLVVITPSMSETVLDVLGAIPLAKTEEDVINLNSGDVVMKYLDTLYKDVSQKAVLAAMNVGSS; encoded by the coding sequence ATGACTACATTACAAACAAGCCGGGAATGGTGGTCACAAAGATGGCTAGAGTTACTCGATTCTTATCGCTTTAAAAAGCGTTTAGAACGTGCCAGAAATTATGCTCGTCAAGGTAATGTTCTCAGTATTGAATTTAAAGGTGCGAAAGTATTAGCTAAAGTTCAAGGTAGTGAAGTTGAACCTTATAAAGTTTCTCTTTCTCTTGACTCTTTTAGTGATGAAGAATGGGGCTATGTAATTGAAACCATGTCTAAAAAAGCATTATTTTCTGCCAAATTATTGGCAGGAGAAATGCCCCAAAATATTGAAGAGGTTTTTACTGCCAATGGTCTTTCGTTATTTCCGTTTACGTTGGGTGATGTTCACAGTAAATGTTCTTGTCCAGATAAAGCCAATCCGTGTAAACATGTTGGGGCTATTTACTATCAATTAGGCGACAGATTTAGCGAAGATCCTTTTGTGCTATTTCAATTAAGAGGGCGCACTAAAGAACAAATTATCAGTGATTTGCGCCAGCTACGGGGTGCTAAATCTGAAGTGAATACGCATCCAGCATTGGATACTCAAAAACCACTTGCACACAAGCAATATTCAGTAAACCTTAACTCGTTTTGGGAATATCATGAGCCTTTAGATTCATCTCTAGTAGTGATTACCCCTAGTATGAGCGAGACAGTCTTAGATGTTTTAGGGGCTATCCCCTTGGCTAAAACTGAGGAGGATGTAATAAATTTGAATTCTGGTGATGTGGTAATGAAGTATTTAGATACTCTTTACAAAGATGTTAGCCAAAAAGCTGTTTTAGCAGCTATGAATGTGGGAAGCAGTTAA
- a CDS encoding SNF2 helicase homolog, translating to MAILHGSWIRKNQNSCLFIWGETWRSPQVNWDITQSLEIPQHPLAMTAVELSEWLAAKNITVTSSKQQQVQTQTRSRKTTKPPEASLPTHSHIIALPTQILQNTKDRTFNLLPVHSASQDLESGASPYLQPWQVTGFCLNTSETIKFLQSLPLNITGGEEAFFAGDLRFWSQVARWSLDLISRSKFLPNIQQQADGTTDAGWQVLLDSAVDSTRLEKFAAKMPLACRTYQEMGNGDISVDFPESAQALILEFLNSTIDVQVREMLGNQPIIEARVMAALPLSLRQWLQALTSASHTVVADVIGVERLEAALKAWTLPLQSEITGKPLFRTCFQLNSPGIGETEWTLAYFLQAADDPEFLLNAATVWQNPVEQLNYQNRTIDKPQETFLRGLGLACRLYPAIAPSLETEYPQYCELTPIQAYEFIKSVAWRLEDSGLGVILPPSLTNREGWANRLGLKITAETSKKQKERLGLQSLLNFQWQLAIGGQTISKAEFDRLVALNSPLVEINGEWVELRPQDIKTAQTFFASRKEQMALSLEDALHLSTGDTQVIEKLPVVSFEASGALQQLIGALTNNQEIKPLPTPVSFQGQLRPYQERGAAWLAFLERWGLGACLADDMGLGKTIELIAFVLHLKEQDVLEKPILLVCPTSVLGNWEREVKKFAPSLKVMQYHGDKRPKGKAFVEAVNQHNLIITSYSLIHRDVKLLQTISWQIIVLDEAQNVKNPDAKQSQAVRQLDATFRIALTGTPVENRLQELWSILDFLNPGYLGNKQFFQRRFAMPIEKYGDAASLTQLRSLVQPFILRRLKTDKEIIQDLPDKQEMTVFCGLTTEQAALYQQAVDTSLVEIESAEGLQRRGMILALLTKLKQICNHPSQYLKETTLTQHNSGKLQRLEEMLDVAIEEGDRALIFTQFAEWGKLLKPHLERQLGREVFFLYGSTSKKQREEMVDRFQHDPQGPPVMILSLKAGGVGLNLTRANHVFHFDRWWNPAIENQATDRVFRIGQTRNVQVHKFVCTGTLEEKIHDMIESKKQLAEQVVSAGEDWLTELDTDQLRNLLILDRHALIDEDGE from the coding sequence ATGGCGATTTTACACGGCAGTTGGATCAGAAAAAATCAAAATAGTTGTTTATTTATCTGGGGAGAAACTTGGCGATCGCCCCAAGTGAATTGGGATATAACTCAATCTCTAGAAATACCACAACATCCATTAGCAATGACAGCAGTGGAGTTGAGTGAGTGGTTAGCAGCGAAAAATATAACAGTTACCAGCAGCAAACAACAGCAGGTACAAACTCAAACGCGATCGCGCAAAACTACAAAACCACCTGAAGCCAGTTTACCTACACATTCTCACATCATCGCCTTACCAACTCAGATTCTCCAAAACACCAAAGATAGAACATTTAACTTATTACCTGTGCATTCCGCCAGCCAAGATTTAGAATCTGGCGCTTCACCATACTTGCAACCTTGGCAAGTTACAGGTTTTTGTCTTAATACTAGTGAAACAATTAAATTTCTCCAATCTCTTCCTCTCAACATTACTGGTGGCGAAGAGGCTTTTTTCGCTGGGGATTTAAGATTTTGGTCGCAGGTAGCCCGTTGGAGTTTAGATTTAATTTCACGCTCTAAGTTTTTACCCAATATTCAACAGCAAGCAGATGGTACTACAGATGCAGGGTGGCAAGTGCTTTTAGACAGCGCTGTAGATAGCACTCGCTTAGAAAAATTTGCGGCGAAAATGCCACTGGCTTGTCGGACTTATCAAGAAATGGGAAATGGAGATATTTCTGTAGATTTCCCTGAATCTGCACAAGCATTAATTTTAGAATTTCTCAACAGCACAATAGATGTGCAAGTGCGAGAGATGCTTGGTAATCAACCCATCATTGAAGCCAGAGTGATGGCTGCTTTACCATTATCATTACGACAGTGGTTGCAAGCTTTAACTAGTGCATCTCACACTGTGGTTGCAGATGTAATTGGTGTAGAACGGTTAGAAGCAGCACTGAAAGCTTGGACTTTGCCACTACAGTCGGAAATAACAGGAAAGCCGCTATTTCGCACTTGTTTTCAATTAAATTCCCCTGGAATTGGCGAAACTGAATGGACACTGGCGTATTTTCTCCAGGCTGCTGATGATCCAGAGTTTTTGTTAAATGCTGCAACTGTTTGGCAAAACCCAGTTGAACAATTAAATTATCAAAACCGCACCATTGATAAACCCCAAGAAACTTTCTTGCGCGGATTGGGTTTAGCTTGTCGATTGTATCCAGCGATCGCCCCCAGCTTAGAAACAGAATACCCCCAATATTGCGAGTTAACCCCAATTCAAGCCTACGAATTTATCAAGTCCGTAGCTTGGAGGTTAGAAGATAGCGGTTTAGGCGTAATTTTACCGCCTAGTTTAACCAACCGCGAAGGCTGGGCGAACCGTTTAGGGTTAAAAATTACCGCCGAAACGTCCAAAAAACAAAAAGAACGCCTAGGTTTACAAAGTTTACTTAATTTTCAATGGCAATTGGCGATCGGCGGACAGACAATTTCTAAAGCAGAGTTTGATCGACTAGTAGCTTTAAATAGTCCCCTAGTAGAAATTAACGGCGAGTGGGTGGAGTTGCGTCCCCAAGATATCAAAACAGCCCAGACATTTTTTGCTTCCCGTAAAGAACAAATGGCGCTTTCTTTAGAAGATGCCTTGCACCTCAGTACAGGCGATACCCAAGTAATTGAAAAGTTACCAGTGGTGAGTTTTGAAGCATCTGGGGCATTACAACAATTAATTGGGGCTTTAACCAATAATCAGGAAATAAAACCCTTACCCACACCAGTAAGTTTCCAAGGACAGTTGCGCCCTTATCAAGAACGTGGTGCAGCTTGGCTGGCTTTTTTAGAACGTTGGGGTTTGGGTGCGTGTCTCGCCGACGACATGGGACTAGGCAAAACTATTGAGCTTATAGCTTTTGTTTTACACCTCAAAGAACAAGATGTACTAGAAAAACCCATACTATTAGTCTGCCCTACTTCTGTTTTAGGTAACTGGGAACGAGAAGTGAAAAAATTTGCTCCCAGCCTAAAAGTAATGCAGTATCACGGTGATAAGCGTCCTAAAGGTAAGGCATTTGTTGAAGCAGTAAATCAGCATAATTTAATCATTACGAGTTATTCATTAATTCACAGAGATGTAAAATTATTGCAGACTATTTCTTGGCAGATAATTGTCTTAGATGAAGCCCAAAATGTCAAAAATCCTGATGCCAAACAGTCACAGGCAGTTCGACAGTTAGATGCCACATTTCGCATCGCGTTAACAGGCACACCAGTAGAAAATAGACTGCAAGAATTATGGTCTATTTTAGATTTTCTCAATCCTGGTTATTTAGGGAATAAACAATTCTTTCAACGGCGGTTTGCGATGCCGATTGAAAAGTATGGTGATGCGGCTTCTTTAACTCAATTGCGTTCCTTGGTTCAACCTTTTATTTTAAGAAGGTTGAAAACAGATAAAGAAATTATTCAAGATTTGCCAGATAAGCAAGAAATGACAGTATTTTGTGGTTTGACTACAGAACAAGCCGCACTATATCAGCAAGCAGTAGACACATCTTTAGTTGAAATAGAATCTGCCGAAGGATTACAAAGACGGGGGATGATTTTAGCATTACTAACTAAACTCAAACAAATTTGTAATCACCCATCTCAGTATTTAAAAGAAACAACATTAACACAACATAATTCTGGTAAGTTGCAACGCCTAGAAGAAATGTTAGATGTGGCGATTGAGGAAGGAGACAGAGCGTTAATTTTCACTCAATTTGCTGAATGGGGTAAATTACTCAAACCCCATTTAGAACGGCAATTGGGTAGGGAAGTTTTCTTTTTATATGGCAGCACCAGTAAAAAACAACGTGAGGAAATGGTAGACCGTTTTCAACATGACCCACAAGGGCCACCTGTGATGATTCTTTCTTTAAAAGCTGGCGGTGTGGGATTAAATTTAACCCGTGCCAATCATGTATTTCACTTTGATAGATGGTGGAATCCTGCGATTGAAAATCAAGCTACAGACCGAGTATTTCGGATTGGTCAAACGAGAAATGTCCAAGTACATAAATTTGTTTGTACTGGCACATTAGAAGAAAAAATTCACGACATGATTGAAAGTAAAAAGCAATTAGCCGAACAGGTTGTGAGTGCTGGTGAAGATTGGCTGACAGAATTAGATACAGACCAACTGCGTAACTTACTTATACTTGATCGTCATGCTTTGATTGATGAAGATGGGGAATAA
- a CDS encoding resolvase domain-containing protein: MNLNEFSPTQPVILGFDPGKDKCGLAVMGLDRQLHYHQVVLAQEAIANIETLQKRYPVSLLVMGNQTTAKQWKQKLQQELLQPLNIMLVDERYSTLEARDRYWQMYPPQGITKLLPKGMRQPPRPIDDIVAVLLIERYLNRLTESAVNSQ; encoded by the coding sequence ATGAATTTAAATGAATTCTCGCCAACTCAACCAGTAATTCTTGGCTTTGATCCGGGTAAAGATAAGTGTGGTTTAGCCGTAATGGGATTAGATCGGCAACTGCATTATCATCAGGTTGTACTCGCACAAGAAGCGATCGCCAATATAGAAACCCTTCAAAAAAGATATCCTGTTTCCTTACTAGTTATGGGTAATCAAACCACAGCCAAGCAGTGGAAACAAAAATTACAACAAGAATTATTACAACCTTTAAATATCATGTTAGTAGATGAGCGATATTCTACCTTAGAAGCACGCGATCGCTATTGGCAAATGTATCCGCCCCAAGGAATCACAAAACTTTTACCAAAAGGGATGCGCCAACCACCCAGACCAATAGATGACATTGTGGCTGTCCTCTTAATTGAAAGATATTTAAATCGCCTGACAGAATCAGCAGTTAATAGTCAATAG
- the hisB gene encoding imidazoleglycerol-phosphate dehydratase: protein MQISDTSNKNSVLHQVSSITPARIASVHRVTGETDVQVTINLDGTGKCNAATGVPFLDHMLHQISSHGLIDLDVKAKGDWEIDDHHTNEDVGITLGQALHQALGDRKGIVRFGNFLAPLDEALIQVALDFSGRPHLSYGLQIPTQRVGTYDTQLVREFFVALVNHSQMTLHIRQLDGINSHHIIEATFKAFARAMRMATEFDPRRAGTIPSSKGVL, encoded by the coding sequence ATGCAAATTAGCGATACCTCTAATAAAAATTCTGTTCTGCACCAAGTTTCATCAATTACACCTGCTCGTATTGCTTCTGTTCACCGTGTGACTGGTGAAACTGATGTGCAAGTAACTATTAATTTAGATGGCACAGGAAAATGCAATGCTGCAACTGGCGTTCCATTTTTAGACCACATGTTGCATCAAATTTCCTCTCACGGTTTGATTGATTTAGATGTCAAAGCCAAGGGAGATTGGGAAATTGATGATCATCATACTAATGAAGATGTGGGTATAACTTTAGGACAAGCTTTGCATCAAGCATTGGGTGATAGAAAAGGTATTGTCCGCTTTGGTAACTTTTTAGCACCATTAGATGAAGCTTTGATTCAAGTGGCGTTAGATTTTTCTGGACGACCTCACCTAAGTTACGGCTTACAAATTCCCACACAACGCGTGGGAACCTATGACACTCAGCTAGTGCGAGAATTTTTTGTGGCATTGGTGAATCATAGCCAAATGACACTGCACATTCGTCAGTTAGATGGGATTAATTCCCATCACATTATTGAAGCAACATTTAAAGCATTTGCTAGAGCTATGCGGATGGCAACTGAATTTGACCCACGTCGTGCTGGGACAATTCCTAGTTCTAAAGGTGTTTTATAA
- a CDS encoding ABC transporter-related protein yields MKSVVDTAEAQPQPTDVPPVVATFDLRKVYRSGFWLNQKVVSLKGCSLTVYQGETFGLLGPNGAGKTTLLKLLLGIIRPSGGRGLLLGKPLGDRQVKQSIGYLPENPYLYDYLTGWEFLELAAGLFQIPRRIQRDRIPQLLQLVGLPLADARKKQMRRYSKGMLQRVGMAQALINDPELIFLDEPMSGLDPLGRYQMREIILGLKAAGKTIFFNSHILSEVEQICDRIAILAKGELICAGSLHELLGSTNAYQVKGNGGDQEILHKWIPNLVFNHDGSWQGTLQADYYDFLDSLRLMEAKIISLDLARHSLEDFFIQKIKQQNTSV; encoded by the coding sequence ATGAAATCTGTTGTAGATACTGCTGAAGCGCAACCGCAACCTACCGATGTTCCGCCAGTTGTTGCAACTTTTGATTTGCGAAAAGTTTACCGTAGTGGCTTTTGGCTGAATCAAAAAGTTGTATCTCTCAAAGGCTGTTCTTTGACGGTTTATCAGGGGGAAACTTTTGGGTTATTGGGGCCAAATGGTGCTGGTAAAACCACTTTATTAAAACTTTTGCTGGGAATTATCCGTCCGAGTGGGGGACGGGGATTATTGTTGGGTAAACCATTGGGCGATCGCCAAGTCAAGCAAAGTATTGGCTATCTGCCAGAAAACCCTTATTTATATGATTATCTCACTGGCTGGGAATTTTTAGAGTTAGCGGCGGGACTGTTCCAAATTCCTCGTCGTATTCAGCGCGATCGCATTCCTCAACTTTTACAGTTAGTTGGTCTACCTTTAGCTGATGCACGCAAAAAACAAATGCGTCGTTACTCTAAGGGAATGCTACAGCGTGTCGGTATGGCGCAGGCGTTAATTAACGACCCAGAACTGATATTTTTAGATGAACCGATGTCTGGTCTTGACCCCCTAGGACGCTACCAAATGCGCGAAATCATTTTAGGGTTAAAAGCCGCCGGGAAGACAATTTTCTTTAACAGTCATATTCTGAGTGAAGTTGAGCAAATTTGCGATCGCATTGCCATTCTCGCCAAAGGTGAGTTAATTTGCGCTGGTTCACTCCATGAATTATTAGGTAGTACTAATGCTTACCAAGTAAAAGGTAACGGTGGCGATCAAGAAATTCTCCACAAATGGATACCTAATCTTGTATTTAACCATGATGGTTCTTGGCAGGGAACTTTACAAGCTGATTACTATGATTTTCTTGATAGTCTTCGCTTAATGGAAGCTAAAATCATTTCTTTGGATTTAGCGCGTCATTCTCTGGAAGACTTTTTTATTCAAAAGATTAAACAACAAAATACCTCTGTTTAG